The Candidatus Methylomirabilota bacterium genome has a window encoding:
- a CDS encoding MaoC/PaaZ C-terminal domain-containing protein: MFFEDLKIGQEFTSPGRTVTEADIVIFAGLSGDYNVLHTDAEHMKSSIFGERIAHGLLGLSIQQGLASRGEPAAAHGPLSALRWKFKGPIKIGDTVHVLSRIAAKRDGPDARRGLVTMVRRLVNQRGEVVQEGETEYVVERRKP; the protein is encoded by the coding sequence GTGTTCTTCGAAGATCTCAAGATCGGCCAGGAGTTCACCTCGCCCGGGCGCACCGTCACCGAGGCCGACATAGTCATCTTCGCCGGGCTCAGCGGCGACTACAACGTGCTCCACACCGACGCCGAGCACATGAAGTCCTCCATCTTCGGCGAGCGGATTGCCCACGGGCTCCTCGGCTTGAGCATCCAGCAGGGCCTGGCGTCCCGCGGGGAGCCGGCAGCCGCGCACGGCCCTCTCAGCGCCCTCAGGTGGAAGTTCAAGGGCCCGATCAAGATCGGCGATACCGTCCACGTCCTTTCGCGCATCGCCGCCAAGAGGGACGGGCCCGACGCGCGCCGCGGCCTCGTCACGATGGTGCGGCGGCTCGTCAACCAGCGGGGCGAAGTCGTGCAGGAAGGCGAGACCGAGTACGTGGTGGAGCGCCGCAAGCCGTGA
- a CDS encoding ABC transporter substrate-binding protein, translated as MQTRRQFIMRGGKLVAAGVAATAAGPTIFTRGAGAADKTLKILQWSHFVPSYDKWFDPFAKEWGAKRGIEVTVDHVGFADVVPRATAEVAAQSGHDIHMFIGLASAFEEHVIDLKDVVGTLDKKYGKQVDLAYRSTYNPFTKKQFAVSDMWVPDPGNYHKKIWTDIGQPNGPVTYEDLVKAAPEIKKKFPQMQIPIGIGLSQDIDSNMAVRNMLWCHGGAIQDKDANVVLNSPETLAALEYAKRLYSVGMTQAVLSWNAASNNQAFNAQETSYILNSISAYRTAQANNLPVLEHYFFVPALKGPTGIMLASEHVMSGYVVWKFSKSQETAKEFLVALIDASRESMLGSQLYNFPSFYGAAADPGTAMNKKIESGAAWIAKQCNNDPFGSKPADKLALLAKSQPWSTNLGYPGFANPAEGEIFDTYVITDMFAKGATGTLSPKDAMTEASNRTKEIFNKWRKKGMVPGGSKDR; from the coding sequence ATGCAAACTCGTCGTCAGTTCATCATGAGGGGCGGCAAGCTCGTCGCGGCGGGTGTCGCGGCCACGGCGGCCGGGCCGACAATCTTCACGCGCGGTGCGGGAGCGGCCGACAAGACCCTGAAGATCCTTCAGTGGAGCCACTTCGTCCCGTCCTACGACAAGTGGTTCGACCCGTTCGCCAAGGAGTGGGGCGCCAAGCGCGGCATCGAGGTGACGGTGGACCACGTGGGCTTCGCCGACGTGGTGCCCCGGGCCACGGCCGAGGTCGCCGCTCAGTCCGGCCACGACATTCACATGTTCATCGGCCTGGCCAGCGCGTTCGAGGAGCACGTCATCGACCTCAAGGACGTGGTCGGGACGCTCGACAAGAAGTACGGCAAGCAGGTTGACCTCGCGTACCGCAGCACCTACAACCCCTTCACGAAGAAGCAGTTCGCCGTGTCCGACATGTGGGTGCCCGACCCCGGGAACTACCACAAGAAGATCTGGACCGACATCGGGCAGCCCAACGGCCCGGTGACGTACGAGGACCTCGTCAAGGCGGCACCCGAGATCAAGAAGAAGTTCCCGCAGATGCAGATCCCGATCGGGATCGGCCTCAGCCAGGACATCGACTCGAACATGGCCGTCCGCAACATGCTCTGGTGCCACGGCGGCGCGATCCAGGACAAGGACGCCAACGTGGTGCTCAACTCGCCCGAGACCCTGGCAGCGCTCGAGTACGCCAAGCGCCTGTACTCGGTCGGCATGACGCAGGCGGTCCTCTCCTGGAACGCGGCCTCCAACAACCAGGCCTTCAACGCTCAGGAGACGTCCTACATCCTGAACTCCATCTCCGCGTATCGAACGGCCCAGGCCAACAACCTGCCGGTGCTCGAGCACTACTTCTTCGTTCCGGCGCTCAAGGGGCCGACCGGCATCATGCTGGCCTCCGAGCACGTCATGAGCGGCTATGTCGTTTGGAAGTTCTCCAAGAGCCAGGAGACCGCAAAGGAGTTCCTGGTCGCCCTGATCGACGCGTCAAGGGAGTCCATGCTCGGGAGCCAGCTCTACAACTTCCCGTCGTTCTACGGCGCGGCCGCCGATCCCGGCACCGCGATGAACAAGAAGATCGAGTCCGGCGCCGCCTGGATCGCCAAGCAGTGCAACAACGATCCGTTCGGCTCCAAGCCGGCGGACAAGCTGGCGCTGCTCGCGAAGTCCCAGCCCTGGTCCACCAACCTGGGTTATCCGGGCTTCGCCAACCCGGCAGAGGGCGAGATCTTCGATACCTATGTGATCACGGACATGTTCGCTAAGGGGGCCACGGGCACGCTGTCTCCCAAGGACGCCATGACGGAGGCTAGCAACCGCACCAAGGAGATCTTCAACAAGTGGCGCAAGAAGGGCATGGTGCCCGGAGGCTCGAAGGACCGGTAG
- a CDS encoding sugar ABC transporter permease, whose translation MTTAEVALAPPAAKATDSLSPRDRRLGKLLLAPALIYIMLLVALPFLLALFLSLTNSSAGSLDFSFVGLQNFKSVATSAVFLRALKNTFIFTFVSQLLVIFLGNILARALLKKFRGKFLVRFLILMPWAAPISLATLGWLWIFDSTFSVINWMLKVTGLLGPGQRYYWLGDPTLGMVAIITVHVWRLLPFSTVILLAGLSSIPAEVHEAADIDGAGPVAKAFQITLPMMTPILTVAVLFGVVFTFTDMNVVYLLTRGGPYNSTHVLASLAYQEGVLGGDVGRGAAVAIFLVPLLVVMAVMMLRVSRRAEVT comes from the coding sequence ATGACCACCGCGGAAGTCGCTCTCGCCCCACCCGCGGCCAAGGCCACGGACAGCCTCTCGCCCCGCGACCGAAGGCTCGGGAAGCTCCTGCTGGCGCCCGCGCTGATCTACATCATGCTGCTGGTCGCCCTGCCCTTCCTGCTGGCGCTCTTCCTGAGCCTGACCAACTCTTCCGCCGGGAGCCTGGATTTCTCCTTCGTCGGGCTTCAGAACTTCAAGAGCGTGGCCACCAGCGCGGTCTTTCTGCGGGCGCTCAAGAACACCTTCATCTTCACGTTCGTCTCGCAGCTGCTGGTGATATTCCTCGGCAATATCCTGGCCCGCGCGCTCCTCAAGAAGTTTCGCGGCAAGTTCCTGGTGCGCTTCCTGATCCTCATGCCCTGGGCGGCGCCGATCTCGCTGGCCACCCTCGGTTGGCTCTGGATCTTCGACTCGACCTTCAGCGTGATCAACTGGATGCTCAAGGTCACGGGCTTGCTGGGCCCGGGCCAGCGGTACTACTGGCTCGGCGACCCCACCCTCGGCATGGTCGCCATCATCACGGTCCACGTCTGGCGGCTGCTGCCCTTCTCGACCGTCATCCTCCTGGCCGGGCTGAGCTCCATCCCGGCCGAGGTCCACGAGGCCGCCGACATCGACGGTGCGGGGCCGGTTGCCAAGGCTTTCCAGATCACTCTCCCGATGATGACGCCGATCTTGACCGTGGCCGTCCTCTTCGGCGTGGTCTTCACCTTCACCGATATGAACGTGGTCTACCTGCTCACCCGGGGCGGCCCGTACAACAGCACCCACGTGCTCGCGAGCCTGGCCTACCAGGAGGGTGTACTGGGTGGCGACGTCGGGCGGGGCGCGGCGGTCGCCATCTTCCTGGTGCCGCTGCTCGTCGTGATGGCGGTCATGATGCTGCGCGTCTCGCGGCGGGCGGAGGTGACGTAG
- a CDS encoding carbohydrate ABC transporter permease: MRRGPLRRALALVGHRVLILGSTAFAVFPFYWMLITSFKQNSDLYVGASNTAHNPFIFNQPPTLEHLQILFESTLFPTWLFNTLWVGALVVAITLVLAVPAAYSLARLTGRWGERLSIGIFLTYLVPSTLLFIPFSRLVAMLGLQNQLWALVLIYPTFTVPFCTWLLMGFFKTLPKEVEESAMVDGCSRLGAIARVVLPLAVPGLLTIVIFALTLTIQEFVYSLTFISSVERMTVSVGVPVALVRGDVYYWGSLMAACLITSVPLAVLYNFFLDRFIAGFTVGAIK; the protein is encoded by the coding sequence ATGCGGCGCGGGCCCCTACGGCGCGCGCTCGCTCTCGTGGGCCATCGTGTCCTGATTCTCGGCTCCACGGCCTTCGCGGTCTTTCCCTTCTACTGGATGCTCATCACCTCTTTCAAACAGAACAGCGACCTCTATGTCGGCGCCTCGAACACGGCCCACAATCCCTTCATCTTCAATCAGCCGCCGACCCTCGAGCACCTGCAGATTCTCTTCGAGAGCACGCTCTTCCCGACCTGGCTCTTCAACACGCTCTGGGTTGGGGCGCTCGTTGTCGCCATCACCCTCGTCCTCGCCGTGCCGGCGGCCTACAGCCTCGCGCGGCTGACGGGGCGCTGGGGCGAGCGCCTCAGCATCGGCATCTTCCTGACATACCTCGTGCCCTCGACGCTGCTCTTCATCCCGTTCTCGCGGCTCGTGGCCATGCTCGGGCTCCAGAACCAGCTCTGGGCGCTCGTGCTGATCTACCCGACCTTCACGGTGCCGTTCTGCACCTGGCTCCTCATGGGCTTCTTCAAGACGCTGCCAAAGGAGGTGGAAGAGTCGGCCATGGTGGACGGCTGCAGCCGGCTCGGCGCGATCGCGCGCGTGGTACTGCCGCTGGCGGTGCCGGGGCTTCTGACCATCGTGATCTTCGCGCTCACGCTCACGATCCAGGAGTTCGTCTACAGCCTGACCTTCATCTCATCCGTCGAGAGGATGACGGTCAGCGTGGGTGTGCCCGTGGCGCTCGTGCGCGGCGACGTCTACTACTGGGGCTCGCTGATGGCCGCGTGCCTCATCACCAGCGTGCCGCTGGCCGTCCTCTACAACTTCTTCCTCGACCGCTTCATCGCCGGTTTCACCGTCGGCGCCATCAAGTAG